A window from Entomoplasma freundtii encodes these proteins:
- a CDS encoding NADP-dependent glyceraldehyde-3-phosphate dehydrogenase translates to MTKKTENNLNLDDLDNHSQSHTNELYEHWDLIDGKKVTSKQVVEIINPDGFSVIGTVPALSTLEINEAYAAARRAQKNWEAVTLLKRIEILKKWRNLIAEHETELATIMMKEIAKGYKEALNEVRRTVEYIDYTFEEAKRLQPSAFTGEEFGISNKLGIFERVAKGVGLAISPFNYPLNLAISKIMPALVMGNTLVFKPATAGSLVGTKLGELALSAQLPAGIFNVVTGRGREIGDILVKNQEINFISFTGSVDVGINLLETAITKDVVLELGGKDPALVLDDLQLDKYAKQIVAGAYGYSGQRCTAIKRVLTTDPIADRLIPHLIKEIDKLAVGSPKENAAITPVIDQKAANYVLKLMDDAVADGAKVLVGGQHRANLIWPTLVDHVTPKMALAWEEPFGPVLPIIRLKNRDEMIAVANASKFGLQASVFSQEITPALIVAKELEVGTVNINGKSQRGPDSFPFLGVKDSGFGVQGIRETLLSVTRVKGLVINY, encoded by the coding sequence ATGACAAAAAAAACCGAAAATAATTTAAACTTAGATGATTTAGATAATCATTCTCAAAGCCATACTAATGAACTTTATGAACATTGAGATTTAATTGACGGCAAAAAAGTTACCTCCAAGCAAGTGGTAGAAATTATCAACCCAGATGGTTTTAGTGTCATCGGCACAGTTCCGGCTTTAAGTACTTTAGAAATTAATGAAGCTTATGCAGCTGCCCGCAGGGCCCAAAAGAACTGAGAAGCCGTGACTTTATTAAAACGAATTGAAATCCTTAAAAAATGACGTAACTTAATTGCAGAGCACGAAACTGAGTTAGCCACAATTATGATGAAAGAAATTGCCAAGGGTTATAAGGAAGCTTTAAACGAAGTGCGTCGGACAGTTGAATACATCGACTATACTTTTGAAGAAGCAAAACGATTACAACCAAGTGCCTTTACTGGTGAAGAATTTGGTATTAGCAATAAGTTAGGAATTTTTGAACGAGTTGCCAAAGGGGTTGGTTTAGCCATTTCTCCTTTCAACTACCCACTTAATTTAGCCATTTCTAAAATTATGCCTGCTTTAGTAATGGGCAATACTCTGGTCTTTAAACCAGCAACAGCCGGTAGTCTTGTCGGAACCAAATTGGGAGAATTGGCTTTATCAGCCCAATTACCGGCAGGTATTTTTAACGTAGTGACTGGCCGAGGCCGAGAAATTGGTGATATTCTAGTAAAAAACCAAGAGATTAACTTTATTTCCTTTACTGGTAGTGTCGATGTCGGCATTAATTTGTTAGAAACCGCTATCACTAAGGATGTCGTTTTAGAATTAGGGGGCAAAGACCCAGCCTTAGTACTTGATGATTTACAATTAGACAAGTATGCCAAACAAATTGTGGCAGGAGCTTACGGTTATTCTGGCCAAAGATGCACGGCAATTAAAAGAGTTTTAACTACTGATCCAATTGCTGACCGTCTCATTCCTCATTTAATTAAAGAAATTGATAAATTGGCAGTGGGATCACCGAAAGAAAACGCAGCCATCACCCCCGTAATTGATCAGAAAGCTGCTAATTACGTCTTAAAGTTAATGGATGACGCGGTGGCTGACGGGGCCAAGGTCCTTGTAGGAGGTCAACACCGCGCAAACTTGATTTGGCCAACCTTAGTTGACCATGTGACGCCCAAAATGGCTCTCGCTTGAGAGGAACCTTTTGGTCCTGTTTTACCAATAATCCGTTTAAAAAACCGCGATGAAATGATTGCAGTGGCAAATGCCTCTAAATTTGGCTTACAAGCGTCCGTTTTTAGTCAAGAAATCACCCCTGCTTTAATTGTGGCGAAGGAATTGGAAGTAGGGACTGTAAACATTAATGGCAAATCACAACGTGGGCCCGATTCATTTCCGTTTTTGGGCGTTAAGGATTCAGGTTTTGGAGTTCAAGGGATTCGCGAGACATTATTGTCTGTCACTCGTGTAAAAGGCTTAGTTATTAATTATTAA
- a CDS encoding TrmH family RNA methyltransferase produces MEKITSVKNQKIKDLLFLKKNPSQNFFIEGDHLCEEALLNGKLVSLYVLETQLPSLPSSLQSFPGPTFALSEIVAAKLSDTKKPTGVYGIATMTSEDNQVWPIPGRILVLDDVQDPGNLGTLLRSAAAFGFPNVLISPHSVNFYNEKVIRSTQGLLFKLHLKQAPLETYLPAWKKTGLPIIGTNLHQPYQALPNLTTIMSPCALILGNEGHGLSPKSLEWLTTNVLIPMAPEVESLNVGVAGSILMYEINQKG; encoded by the coding sequence ATGGAAAAAATCACCTCAGTTAAAAACCAAAAAATCAAAGATCTTTTATTCTTAAAGAAGAACCCAAGTCAAAATTTTTTCATTGAAGGTGACCACCTTTGTGAAGAAGCGTTACTCAATGGAAAATTAGTCAGTCTTTATGTTTTGGAAACACAATTGCCAAGTTTACCAAGTAGTTTACAAAGTTTTCCTGGTCCCACTTTTGCGCTTTCAGAAATAGTAGCAGCAAAGCTTAGTGATACAAAAAAACCAACAGGAGTTTATGGCATCGCCACCATGACTAGCGAAGATAATCAAGTTTGACCTATTCCGGGAAGAATTCTTGTTTTAGATGATGTGCAAGACCCTGGTAATTTAGGAACTTTATTGCGAAGTGCTGCAGCTTTTGGCTTTCCTAACGTCTTAATTAGTCCTCATTCAGTTAATTTTTATAATGAAAAGGTCATTCGGTCAACGCAGGGTCTTTTATTTAAACTTCACTTGAAACAAGCCCCGCTAGAAACGTATCTACCAGCTTGAAAAAAAACGGGCTTGCCAATTATCGGGACTAATTTACATCAACCTTACCAAGCTTTACCAAACCTTACCACCATCATGAGTCCTTGCGCCCTTATTTTGGGAAATGAAGGTCATGGTTTGAGCCCCAAAAGCCTGGAGTGACTTACGACAAATGTGTTAATTCCAATGGCTCCAGAGGTAGAATCGTTAAATGTTGGTGTTGCTGGTTCCATTCTCATGTACGAAATTAATCAAAAAGGCTAA
- a CDS encoding dUTP diphosphatase, producing MLSTNSLTYLSQQQEKLDQNILTKHNLKSDATIFQKRLIAFFVELGEFANEERSFKYWSRKGAAPKDRQLDEYVDGLHFLLSLGNSVNFDFKNFAQKTNNLPTSTKAKKATDFPLGETYLQLLGHLTDFSSSHSNGDFSKLFANYLEIGAICEYTEAEILEAYRQKNAINFARQANNY from the coding sequence ATGTTAAGTACAAATTCATTAACTTATTTAAGTCAACAACAAGAAAAACTTGATCAAAACATTTTGACAAAACATAATTTAAAGTCTGATGCTACTATTTTCCAAAAACGCTTAATTGCTTTTTTTGTCGAACTTGGTGAATTCGCTAATGAGGAACGTAGCTTTAAATATTGGTCCCGGAAAGGAGCTGCTCCGAAGGATCGTCAGCTGGATGAATATGTTGATGGACTTCATTTTTTGCTAAGTTTAGGGAATAGTGTTAACTTTGACTTCAAGAATTTTGCTCAGAAGACTAATAATTTGCCAACATCAACAAAAGCCAAGAAAGCAACTGATTTTCCCTTGGGTGAAACTTATTTACAATTGCTTGGCCACCTTACAGATTTCTCTAGTTCGCACTCAAATGGAGATTTTTCCAAATTATTTGCGAATTATTTAGAAATTGGTGCCATTTGTGAGTATACAGAAGCAGAAATTTTAGAAGCTTACCGGCAAAAAAATGCCATTAATTTTGCACGTCAAGCGAACAATTATTAA
- a CDS encoding S1 RNA-binding domain-containing protein has product MENQIVKAKITDIVGYGAFCTIQYNEKTYKGLIHISEIAEEFVRNIHDYVNSGDEIDALVIDVNEDKQQLKLSLKRLKK; this is encoded by the coding sequence ATGGAAAACCAAATTGTAAAAGCTAAAATCACTGATATTGTGGGATACGGTGCTTTTTGTACCATTCAGTATAATGAGAAAACTTACAAAGGCTTAATTCACATTAGTGAAATTGCTGAAGAATTTGTAAGAAATATCCATGATTATGTTAATTCGGGTGATGAAATTGATGCATTAGTCATTGATGTCAACGAAGACAAACAACAATTAAAATTATCATTAAAACGCTTAAAAAAATAG